TGGCTCGAACTTACCGATGCTGACTGACTTGCGCTCACTGAAGCGGATTGGCTCGCGCTGGCTGAAGCGGATTGACTGGCACTTACTGATGCAGATCGGCTTGAGCTGACTGAGGCAGACTGACTTGCGCTCACTGACGCTGACTGACTTGCACTTGCAGATGCAGATTGACTCGAACTCGCTGAAGCAGACTGACTTGCACTCAATGATGCTGATTCACTTGCGCTCACTGAAGCGGATTGGCTTGAGCTTACGGACGCAGACTGGCTGGCACTCACTGAAGCGGATTGGCTCGAACTTACTGAAGCGGATTGGCTGGCACTTACCGAAGCTGACTGGCTGGCACTCAATGATGCAGATTGACTCGAGCTTACTGAGGCAGACTGACTTGCGCTCACTGATGCTGATTGACTTGCACTCGCTGAAGCGGATTGGCTAGCGCTCGCTGAGGCTGATTCGCTTGAACTTACTGAGGCTGATTGACTTGCGCTCGCTGAGGCTGACTCACTCGCACTTACAGAAGCGGATTGACTAGCACTCGCTGAAGCTGACTGACTAGCACTTACTGATGCTGACTCACTTGCACTCAATGATGCAGATTGACTCGAGCTTACAGATGCAGATTCGCTTGAACTTACTGAGGCTGATTGACTCGCGCTGGCTGAAGCGGATTGGCTTGTGCTTACAGACGCTGATTGACTGGCGCTCACGGATGCTGATTGGCTGGAGCTCGCTGAGGCTGATTGACTGGCGCTCACGGATGCTGATTGGCTGGAGCTTACTGAAGCGGATTGGCTAGCACTCAATGAAGCCGATTGACTAGAGCTCACTGACGCTGATTGACTTGAACTCATTGACGCTGATTGGCTAGCACTCGCTGAAGCTGACTGGCTTGAACTTACTGAGGCTGACTGGCTGGAGCTCGCTGAGGCTGATTGGCTAGCACTCACTGAGGCAGACTGACTTGCACTTGCTGAGGCCGATTGACTCGAGCTCGCTGATGCAGATTCACTTGCACTCAATGATGCAGATTGACTCGAGCTTACTGAGGCAGACTGACTTGCGCTCACTGAGGCTGATTGACTTGAGCTCGCTGAAGCGGATTGGCTTGCGCTCGCTGAGGCGGATTGACTTGCGCTTACTGAGGCGGACTGGCTAGCACTCAATGAAGCCGATTCGCTCGAACTTACTGAGGCGGACTGACTAGCGCTGACTGAAGCTGACTGACTCGAACTTGCAGATGCAGACTGACTGGCACTCACTGAAGCCGATTGACTCGAACTTGCCGACGCAGATTGACTAGCGCTGGATGAAGCCGATTGACTTGAGCTTACAGACGCTGATTGACTAGCGCTGACTGAAGCTGACTGACTTGCGCTGACTGAAGCGGACTGGCTGGAGCTTGCAGATGCAGACTGACTGGCACTCACTGACGCTGACTCACTCGCACTTACTGAAGCAGATTGACTAGCACTCAATGAAGCGGATTGACTGGCGCTTACTGAAGCTGACTGGCTGGCACTTACTGAAGCCGATTCGCTTGAGCTGACTGATGCGGATTGACTCGAACTCAATGATGCTGATTGGCTAGCGCTCGCTGAGGCGGATTGACTCGAACTTACTGATGCGGACTGGCTTGAGCTTACTGATGCGGATTGGCTAGCACTCGCTGAAGCCGATTGACTCGAACTTACTGAAACTGACTGGCTCGCGCTGGCTGAAGCCGATTCACTTGCACTTGCCGATGCGGACTCACTTGCGCTTACTGAAGCTGATTGGCTGGAGCTTGCAGACGCTGACTGACTTGCACTTACTGAGGCTGACTGACTCGAGCTTGCAGACGCTGACTGGCTAGCGCTAGCTGACGCTGACTGGCTCGAACTCAATGATGCTGATTGGCTAGCGCTCACTGACGCTGATTGACTCGAACTTACTGAGGTAGACTGACTCGAGCTTGCTGACGCTGACTGGCTAGCGCTGGCTGACGCTGATTGGCTCGAACTTACTGAAGTTGACTGACTCGCGCTCACTGAAGCGGATTGACTCGAACTTGCAGATGCGGATTGACTCGAGCTTACTGAAGCAGACTGACTTGCGCTCACTGAAGCGGATTGGCTGACACTCGCTGACGCTGATTGGCTCGAACTTACTGAAGCAGACTGACTTGCGCTCACTGAAGCTGATCGACTCGCACTCGCTGAAGCGGACTGACTCGAACTTGCAGACGCTGACTGACTCGAGCTCACCGAGGCTGACTCACTCGAGCTCACCGAGGCAGACTGGCTATTACTTACTGAAATTGACGCTTGATTTGGCGTAATTTGTCCATTAAACACATCTGAAACCAAACCATCCACTGTCGTACTAGCAGTCACTGGTCCACTAGGAAGTCGTCCTCCATTGCGATCATATACTTTCTTCAAGTCAGTTGCAGTAAAGGTTACACTAGTAGAACTCCCCGTTGCCTGTTTGGTAAATGTTTCACCTGCAATTGTTAAAGTAACTGTCCCACCTGGAGCAACCCCATCCACCGTAATCGCTTGATTTGAGAGCCCACCTTTTTCGTTAAGATATTGATTCTCTATCCTTGGCGTCTGAGGACGCACAGTAAAGCTCACGTCAATTTCATCCGTACTTCCATCTGGATAAGTTACCACGGCTGTTAACTGATGACGACCAGCTGGTAAATCTGTATTGGTTCCAGATTTCCAAGTATAGGTTGTTCTAGTTCCCTTAGTAATTCCTGAGGTAGGAAACTCCGGAGTCCCTTGGGCATTCGTGATGTACTGACTAGCTTCACCAACAGAGATTGTTCCCGAATTTGTCGTAAGAGTAAAGTTTCGATTCACCTCAGCATTGATGGCTGGTTCGTACTTTTCAGACTGAGCATGGACTTCAAATTGAATTGCGGCAGGGTTGGCTGTTAAATCTTTTACAAGACCTACGTCAGTAGTATTTCCGCTAAAATTACCTTCCTGATCATAGGTGAAAACATAACGGGTCCACAAACTATTTACTGCTTGATTTTTTCCAACAGAACCCGTGATTGAAACGGTGAAAGGATTGGTTGTTGTCGCATTTCCATCCTTCGCTAGCCTATCTGTCGGAACAATCATTCTGATACTTTGACCATTACTCGTAGTGAATGAGACAACAGTTGAAGTAGCCGGATAGGCCGCGGGAACAGCAGTAGGGACAAATTTTGCATGTTCAATTCGACCACTGTTATCAGTAAACTCAATGGTCGCAGAAAAATTTTCTTCTCGATAAATTTTAAATTTTTGTCCTTCTAGAACTGCGCCACCTGTAACGGTTATTTTCTGAAGTTCTGGCTTCTCAGTATCCCTAGCAGCTCTGAAGCTAGCGGTATTTGAAGCTTTGGTCAAAGCTTGTCCGTTTCTGCTGTCACGAAGTCCAGACTTGGCACGTAACACAGCATTTGCAATGCTATTTCGAGCTTCTGTAGCCTTATTCAAAATAGAAGTAAAATCAGAAAGCTCCCCTTTCAAGGCATCTGCTATCTCATTCTTCGCTAGACTAGCCTTCGTGATCGCCTCATCCGAGTTTGGAAGCCCCTGAGCTTGAGCTAGAAACTGCCCAATCTCAGCAGACAAAGCCTCTAATTTCTTCCGTTTTTCTTCACTTTGCTTTTCTGTCAAGGCTAGGGAAGTCATTGTGAGACTCGATTCAGCCGTCACACCTTCATTCTTTACACGACCAGACTGACTTTGAGGCAAGGATTCTGTAGAAAAATCAACTGCTTTTAATTCTTTCGAAGGTTGTGATTCTTTCACTGTCTCCCGAGCTGACTCACTTGCTTGGTACTGACTTTGAACACCAACTGAAGCTCTCTCTGACAGATTACTATTCGCTTGATTTTGTGTCCCAAGGGATTCACTTGAACTAGCAGTTACACTTTGACTGTTTGCAAAGGATTGACTAGTAGAAGCAGATTGGCTCATCGACTGGCTCATGCTAGAAGAGCTTGAGGCACTGACAGACTGACTCGTAGAGGCAGATTGACTGGCGCTCTGCGAATTGAATTCTGACAATGACTGGCTTTGACTGGTAGACAAAGACAAGCTAGCAGCATCTTGATGATCCTGTGTCGTCCCTAGCACTACTGAATCTCTCGTCGCCAGGGTATCTTTTGATTCGACAGTCTTTTCAACAGCGACTGCATCATTGGCATAAACACGCGTTTGCGTCGCAGCAAAACCACCTAAGATCGTCCCCGTAGCTGCTATCCCTTTCAAGACATCCAAGCCGGTCAACTTCTGACCTTCTTGCTTTTCAACAATTTCTGTCTTTACTTGGCTCGTATCCGCACTTCCACGCATCACCTTAAATAAGCCAAAAAGGGAAGTCGAGGCCCGTAGCCAATGCTTCCCTGATTTGATTAATTTGAACCGAGTTACACGGTCTGTTTCTCTATATTCACCCTTCTGGCGTCTAAAAAACATGTTCATCCCCTCAACTTGAAAAAGATCTATTCACCTATAAAAACTATCTCCTTATTATATACCAAATATACCGACAATTCAATATCTATAACACACTCTAAAGAAAGAAAATGATTTCAAAAATAACTCTATTTCAAATCTATTCTGTTTTTTCAATATAATCTTCATTTTATTGTTCTGTTAATATATTTTATTTATTTTTAAACATTTCTAAATGCTTTAAAATTTTAGCAATCAATTCCAATCACTCAGGGAATTGATTTTTATTCAAAATATAGAAAAAGTCCATGAATCAATAGCATCCACAGACTTTTAGAAGTAGAGTATTTAAAGTCAGTTTCACAAATGAATTAATGAGGCCAGTAGCCGAGGTAACTTTCTATCCTTTCCAACAAAAAAATCCACGAATCAAAAACATTCGAGGACTTTTCTTACGTCGCATTTAAGCAAAATGCCATACTAATTAATAGCCGTAATCTACGACACTGAGTTTTACAAATCGATTTCATTTGTAAAACGTGGTTACGACGGAAAAATCCACGAATCGATAATATTCGTGGATTTTTCCTAGTGAAGCGTTTAGGTAAGCCGATTTTACACTACGACACGGAGTTTGGCAAATCGATTCTATTTGCCAAACGTAGTTAGTAAGGCAGTTAGCTAGTTCGCCAAATAGCGACTAGCGTCCAACAATTAGGAACTTTAGTTCCAATTGTTGGTGCTGAGTTACATTTTTTCCTCCAACTCTACGTCTGGATACTTGTCCGCAAACCAGCGGAGGGCGAAGTCGTTTTCAAAGAGAAAGACAGGTTGGTCAAAACGGTCCTTGGCCAAGATATTGCGGCTTGAGGACATGCGCTCGTCCAAGTCCTCAGGCTTGATCCAACGAACAGTCTTTTTACCCATTGGGCTCATGACAACTTCTGCATTGTACTCGCCTTCCATGCGGTGCTTAAAGACTTCAAACTGGAGTTGTCCCACAGCCCCTAGCATGTACTCGCCAGTTTGGTAATTCTTATAAAGCTGAATGGCTCCTTCTTGCACCAATTGTTCGATACCCTTGTGGAAGGATTTTTGTTTCATAACGTTCTTAGCAGAAACTTTCATGAAAATCTCAGGTGTAAAGGTTGGAAGGGGTTCAAATTCAAACTTGTTTTTTCCAACCGTCAAGGTGTCTCCAACCTGATAAGTACCGGTATCGTAAACCCCGATGATATCACCTGCAACAGCATTGGTCACATTTTCACGACTTTCGGCCATAAACTGAGTGACATTAGATAGTTTGGCAGTCTTACCAGTACGAGGCAGATTGACACTCATCCCTCGCTCAAACTCACCTGATACGATACGGACAAAGGCAATGCGGTCACGGTGACGAGGGTCCATGTTGGCTTGGATTTTAAAAACAAATCCTGAGAAATCCTTGTCATAAGGGTCCACAATTTCGCCATCTGTTTTCTTGTGGCCATGTGGTTCTGGAGCAAACTTAAGGAAAGTCTCAAGGAAGGTCTGCACCCCAAAGTTTGTCAAAGCTGAGCCGAAGAAGACTGGTGTTAATTCACCCGCTAAAATAGCTTCTTCTGAAAATTCATTCCCTGCTTCTTGCAACAGTTCGATATCGTCCTTAACCTGAGCGTAGAAAGGATTGCTTCCAAAGAGCTTATCCCCTTCTTCCAGACTGGCAAAACGCTCATCTCCTTTATAGAGTTCCAAGCGTTGGTTATAGAGGTCATACAAGCCTTCGAAGGCTTTCCCCATCCCGATTGGCCAGTTCATTGGATAACTCGCAATACCAAGGACTTCTTCTAGTTCTTGCAAGAGGTCCAGTGGCTCACGACCGTCACGGTCCAGCTTGTTCATAAAGGTAAAGACTGGAATGCCACGGTGCTTCACAACCTCAAACAATTTCTTGGTTTGAGCCTCTATACCCTTGGCAGAGTCTACGACCATGACCGCAGCATCCACCGCCATCAAGGTCCGATAGGTGTCTTCTGAGAAATCCTCGTGCCCTGGTGTGTCGAGGATATTCACGCGCTTGCCGTCGTAGTCAAACTGCATCACAGATGAAGTGACCGAAATCCCACGTTGTTTCTCAATATCCATCCAGTCAGATTTGGCAAAAGTCCCTGTTTTCTTTCCTTTAACCGTACCAGCCTCACGAATCTCGCCCCCAAAGTAGAGCAACTGCTCAGTGATGGTTGTTTTCCCAGCGTCCGGGTGGGAGATGATGGCAAAGGTACGGCGTTTCTTGATTTCTTCTTGAATAGTCATAAGTTCTCTTTCTTTGATTCTCTATTTTTAGTTGTTTCAGTAGCTAAGAATAATTTTTACATTGGATTGTACTATTCCTTTCAACTCTCCATTATAGCGGATTTTGGGGAGTTTTTCAATTGCTCATCCGATGAAAAGGCGAGCTAGAGCACAGATTTCACCTGATTTCTCTTTTTCCACCGTTTCTTGAACAAGATATCAAAGAGAACCAGAGCCAGTGAGAGGATGACGGACACAAGAAGGTACTTTAGCCATAGAGGAGCATTCGAGATAAACGGGGTATCTCTTAACAAACCATAATTTCCACCCGTTACCTGATTAACCCCAACTAGAAAGAGATTGAGAATAAAGGTATAGGCCACAATCATATATTTCTTGAGCAAGGTCTTGTCATAGTGATTCATCAAGTAAACCAAGGAATTCACTAGAAGGGCATAGTGCCCAATCAAAAATGAAAAACTGGTGATATGGGGGAAATCATAGGGGTCAAAAACAGGGTAAACCAAAGCAAAGACCGCTCCACTTGCTCCTAAGAGGGCAAAATATTGCTTGCTCCGCCATTTATCTGGCAAGAAAACCACCGCAAACATAGCCAAACGGCAATGGTAAAATGGAAGGCTATTAGAAAATGGAATCCCAAAACCAACATACCAGCTATATAGGGCTAGTAACTGGAGGATCTGAATCCCCTTAAACAAGCGGACAAATTTCGGATTTTTGTGATAAACAAGCGCTCCATAAATACAAAGCACTAATAGGAGCATCATAATCCCATACCAAAAGAGCGAAATGGGAGGAGGGACTGTCTGAGTTCTGGTGATAAATTGATGGAACATATTTCTATCCTAACTCTTATTTTTTCTATTCTCTAGTTTAACCATTATAGCGAATTAAAAGCGATTTTTCAATTTCTATTTCTTTTCAGTTTGGCTCCCTTATTTATAGGAAAATATGGTAAAATAGAACAGACTAAAAATCATCATTTCACGAAAGGATGCAAGATGAAAATTACGCAAGAAGAGGTAACACACGTTGCCAATCTTTCAAAATTAAGATTCTCTGAAGAAGAAACTGCTGCCTTTGCGACAACCTTGTCTAAAATTGTTGACATGGTTGAATTGCTGGGCGAAGTCGACACAACTGGTGTCGCACCTACTACGACTATGGCCGACCGTAAGACCGTACTCCGCCCTGATGTGGCCGAAGAAGGAACTGACCGTGACCGCTTGTTTAAAAACGTACCTGAAAAAGACAACTACTATATCAAGGTACCAGCTATCCTAGATGATGGAGGAGATGCTTAATGACTTTTAATAACAAAACGATTGAAGACTTGCACAACCTCCTTGTCTCTAAGGAAATTTCTGCAACTGAATTGACACAAGCCACGCTTGAAGATATCAAGTCTCGCGAGACAGCTATCAACGCTTTTGTCACTATCGCTGAAGAACAAGCCCTTGCTCAAGCTAAAGCCATTGATGAAGCTGGAATCGACGCGGATAATGTCCTTTCAGGAATTCCACTGGCTGTTAAGGATAATATCTCTACAGACAGTATCCTGACAACTGCAGCCTCAAAAATGCTCTACAACTACGAGCCAATCTTTGATGCGACAGCCGTTGCCAATGCAAAAGCCAAGGGCATGATTGTCGTTGGGAAAACCAACATGGACGAGTTTGCCATGGGTGGTTCTGGTGAGACTTCTTACTATGGTGCTACTAAAAATGCTTGGGACCACAACAAGGTTCCTGGTGGTTCATCAAGTGGTTCTGCCGCAGCTGTATCCTCTGGACAAGTCCGCTTGTCACTTGGTTCTGATACGGGTGGTTCCATCCGCCAACCTGCTGCCTTCAACGGGATCGTTGGTCTCAAACCTACCTACGGAACAGTTTCTCGTTTCGGTCTCATTGCCTTCGGTAGTTCGCTAGACCAGATCGGACCTTTTGCTCCAACTGTTAAGGAAAATGCCCTCTTGCTCAATGCGATTGCCAGCGAAGATGCCAAAGACTCTACCTCTGCTCCTGTCCGCATCGCTGACTTTACTTCAAAAATCGGCCAAGATATCAAGGGAATAAAAATTGCTTTGCCTAAGGAATACCTTGGTGAAGGGATTGATCCAGAGGTTAAGGAAACCATTCTGAGTGCAGCCAAACACTTTGAAAAACTTGGTGCTATCGTCGAAGAAGTCAGCCTTCCTCACTCTAAATACGGTGTTGCCGTTTACTACATCATCGCTTCATCAGAGGCCTCCTCAAACCTGCAACATTTTGACGGTATCCGTTACGGCTACCGCGCAGAGGATGCGACTAATCTTGATGAAATCTATGTAAACAGCCGTAGCCAAGGTTTCGGTGAAGAGGTAAAACGCCGTATCATGCTAGGTACTTTCAGCCTTTCATCAGGTTACTATGATGCCTACTATAAGAAAGCTGGTCAGGTCCGTACCCTCATCATCCAAGATTTCGAAAAAGTCTTTGCGAATTACGACTTGATTTTGGGACCAACTGCTCCTAGTGTTGCCTATGACTTGGATTCACTCAACCATGATCCAGTTGCCATGTACTTGGCTGACCTCTTGACCATCCCAGTCAACTTAGCAGGTCTCCCAGGAATTTCCATCCCTGCTGGATTCTCTCAGGGTCTACCTGTCGGTCTCCAATTGATCGGTCCTAAATACTCAGAAGAGACCATTTACCAAGCTGCTGCTGCTTTTGAAGCAACAACAGACTACCACAAACAACAACCCGTGATTTTTGGAGGTGACAACTAATGAACTTTGAAACAGTCATTGGACTTGAAGTCCACGTAGAGCTCAACACCAATTCAAAAATCTTCTCACCTACTTCTGCCCACTTTGGAAATGACCAAAATGCCAATACCAACGTGATTGACTGGTCTTTCCCAGGCGTACTACCAGTTCTCAATAAAGGTGTTGTCGATGCTGGTATCAAGGCTGCACTCGCTCTTAACATGGACATCCATAAGAAGATGCACTTTGACCGCAAGAACTACTTCTATCCTGACAATCCTAAAGCCTACCAAATTTCTCAGTTTGATGAGCCAATCGGCTACAACGGCTGGATTGAAGTGGAGCTAGAAGACGGTACGACCAAGAAAATCGGTATCGAACGCGCCCACTTGGAAGAAGACGCTGGTAAAAACACCCACGGTACAGATGGCTACTCTTATGTTGACCTCAACCGCCAAGGGGTGCCATTGATTGAGATTGTATCTGAAGCGGACATGCGTTCCCCAGAAGAAGCCTATGCTTATCTAACTGCCCTAAAGGAAGTCATCCAGTACGCTGGAATTTCTGATGTTAAGATGGAAGAAGGTTCTATGCGTGTGGATGCCAATATCTCCCTTCGTCCTTATGGTCAAGAAAAATTCGGTACCAAGACTGAGTTGAAAAACCTCAACTCCTTCTCAAACGTTCGTAAGGGTCTCGAATACGAAGTCCAACGCCAGGCTGAAATCCTTCGCTCAGGTGGTCAAATTCGCCAAGAAACACGTCGTTACGATGAAGCTAACAAGGCAACCATCCTCATGCGTGTTAAGGAAGGCGCTGCTGACTACCGCTACTTCCCAGAACCAGACCTACCCCTCTTTGAAATCTCAGATGAGTGGATTGAGGAAATGCGCACAGAATTGCCAGAGTTTCCAAAAGAACGCCGTGCTCGCTACGTTGCTGACCTTGGCTTGTCAGACTACGATGCTAGTCAGTTGACTGCAAATAAGGTCACTTCTGACTTCTTTGAAAAAGCTGTTGCACTCGGTGGCGATGCCAAACAAGTTTCTAACTGGCTCCAAGGTGAAGTTGCTCAGTTCTTGAACGCCGAAGGTAAAACACTAGAACAAATCGAATTGACACCAGAAAACTTGGTAGAAATGATTGCCATCATCGAAGACGGCACGATCTCTTCTAAGATTGCCAAGAAAGTCTTTGTCCACCTAGCTAAAAATGGTGGTGGCGCGCGTGAATACGTGGAAAAAGCAGGTATGGTCCAAATCTCAGATCCAGATGTTCTGATTCCAATCATCCACCAAGTCTTTGCGGATAACGAAGCTGCCGTTGCCGACTTCAAGTCAGGCAAACGCAACGCAGACAAGGCCTTCACAGGATTCCTTATGAAGGCAACCAAAGGCCAAGCCAATCCACAAGTTGCCCTTAAACTCCTTGCACAGGAATTGGCGAAGTTGAAAGAAAGTGAGTAATTCGCTAGTAGCCACCCAGTAGTCTAGCCAACTACCTTTCCAATCATATAGTTAGGAGACACATGAAAAAGTTTTATGCTCTTTTAATGACCTGTTTATTACTTGTTTTTCTATCCGTGCCTCAAATCGTTGATGCGGGTGTCGGACATTCCAGAAGTGGAGGGAGCAGCCGCAGTAGCTCCAGAAGTAGCAGCCGCTCAAGTGGAGGTGGAAGTCGTTCTGGTGGATCATCCTACCACTACTACCGCTCTGGATATGGATCATCCTCTGACAGTTCTGCTAGCTCTCCCTACCTAGGATTTATGTTCATATTAGTCGGAGGAATCATACTAGTTGTTATCGTCAAATCCTTGCAGAATAAGTCTGGAGATTCGAGTTCAACCTACACTAGTAATGATTATCAAACGCTCCATCGTCGAGTTGAACACAACACACTGGCCATTAGCCGTGTGAAATACGGAGATCCGAACTTTGACGCGGAAGCCTTCACATCTTGGGTTAAGGAAGTCTACCTTAAATTGCAGGTTGCCTGGACTGAGAAAAATTGGAACTCTGTCCGCGCTTTGGAAAGTACCAGTCTCTACTCTCAACATAGTACCCAACTTGAGGACCATATTCGAGCTAAAACAACTAATGTTTTAGAGAAAGTTTGTATCGAAAATGTTCGCATCAAGGAGTTCATTGAAAATCCTGACGGAAACGATACCTTAGTGGTGATTCTGTCATCTACCTTGCGGGACTATGTCATTGACGATGAGACTCTTCGTGTCCTTGAAGGAGATCCTAAAAAGGATCTCTTCACCGTGTATCAATTGAACTTTATCCGTCAACACGGTAGCCAAACGCAAGCAGTCAATCCAGACCAAGTTGTGAGCGACCACTGTCCAAACTGTGGCGCCCCATTGAAAATCTCTGCAGTTAGTGAGTGCGACTACTGTGGTGCCAATCTCTCTCGCAGTCCAAACCAATGGGTACTGGATACCTATGATGTTGTGGATGAAGACGAGCTTTATAATTAGGAGGAATTATGGGATTTATACGTGCAGCCTTATCAGCAGGCTTAAATAGTTTTAATGATAGTAAATTCAAGGAAGCCATTGTCCTTCCAGATAATGTCTCTGGCGATGCCTTGGCCGTCAAGGGACAATTACTCACAAAAGACCCAGATGGACGTTCTCGTCACAGCAATCAAAATACTGGACTCTTGTCGGATGGCAGTGTGGTTATCGTTCCCCAAGGCTATAGCGCTGTTTTGGTAAACAACGGTACCTTCCTTGGTGAAGTTCTCGAAGCTGGTAGCCACGAATGGCAAGCTGGTGATAATGCCTGGCTCCTTGAAAAAGGTGGTTTAAAGGGCACTTGGGAAAACTTTAAAAACCGTTTCTCTTTTGGTGGACAAGTCATCACCCAACAGGAAATTATCTTTATCCGCATGCAACCTATTGCAGGCAATAAGTTCGGCACACAAAATGCGGTCGAATACTTCAGCGAACGTTACCAACAACTGCTTAACATCCGTTTCTATGGCTTGTTTGATGTAAAAATAGCAGACCCAGTCCTCTTCTACGTGAGTTCTGTTAGCCGTCAAATTACTGACGGACAGCCATTTACTCTCCAAGATGTAGCTCAAGGAACGCTC
This Streptococcus oralis DNA region includes the following protein-coding sequences:
- a CDS encoding accessory Sec-dependent serine-rich glycoprotein adhesin, producing MFFRRQKGEYRETDRVTRFKLIKSGKHWLRASTSLFGLFKVMRGSADTSQVKTEIVEKQEGQKLTGLDVLKGIAATGTILGGFAATQTRVYANDAVAVEKTVESKDTLATRDSVVLGTTQDHQDAASLSLSTSQSQSLSEFNSQSASQSASTSQSVSASSSSSMSQSMSQSASTSQSFANSQSVTASSSESLGTQNQANSNLSERASVGVQSQYQASESARETVKESQPSKELKAVDFSTESLPQSQSGRVKNEGVTAESSLTMTSLALTEKQSEEKRKKLEALSAEIGQFLAQAQGLPNSDEAITKASLAKNEIADALKGELSDFTSILNKATEARNSIANAVLRAKSGLRDSRNGQALTKASNTASFRAARDTEKPELQKITVTGGAVLEGQKFKIYREENFSATIEFTDNSGRIEHAKFVPTAVPAAYPATSTVVSFTTSNGQSIRMIVPTDRLAKDGNATTTNPFTVSITGSVGKNQAVNSLWTRYVFTYDQEGNFSGNTTDVGLVKDLTANPAAIQFEVHAQSEKYEPAINAEVNRNFTLTTNSGTISVGEASQYITNAQGTPEFPTSGITKGTRTTYTWKSGTNTDLPAGRHQLTAVVTYPDGSTDEIDVSFTVRPQTPRIENQYLNEKGGLSNQAITVDGVAPGGTVTLTIAGETFTKQATGSSTSVTFTATDLKKVYDRNGGRLPSGPVTASTTVDGLVSDVFNGQITPNQASISVSNSQSASVSSSESASVSSSQSASASSSQSASASASRSASVSASQSASVSSSQSASASVSQSASVSASQSASVSSSQSASASSSQSASVSASQSTSVSSSQSASASASQSASASSSQSTSVSSSQSASVSASQSASLSSSQSASASASQSASASSSQSASVSASQSASASSSQSASVSASESASASASESASASASQSVSVSSSQSASASASQSASVSSSQSASVSSSQSASASASQSASLSSSQSASVSSSESASVSASQSASVSASQSASLSASQSASVSASESASVSASQSASASSSQSASVSASQSASVSASQSASVSSSQSASSSASQSASASSSQSASVSASQSASASSSQSASVSASQSASVSSSESASLSASQSASVSASQSASASASQSASASSSQSASVSASQSASVSSSQSASLSASESASASSSQSASASASQSASVSASQSASASSSQSASVSSSQSASASASQSASMSSSQSASVSSSQSASLSASQSASVSSSQSASVSASQSASASSSQSASVSASQSASVSTSQSASASASQSASVSSSESASVSSSQSASLSASESASVSASQSASASASQSASVSASESASASASQSASVSSSESASASASQSASASASQSASVSASQSASVSSSQSASLSASQSASVSASQSASVSSSQSASVSASQSASVSSSQSASVSASESASLSASQSASASSSQSASASASQSASVSASQSASVSSSRSASVSASQSASASASQSASVSASQSASVSSSQSASLSSSQSASASSSQSASLSSSQSASVSSSQSASVSASQSASASSSQSASVSSSQSVSVSSSQSASVSASQSASVSSSQSASASSSESASVSSSQSASLSASQSASVSASQSASVSSSQSASASSSQSASVSASQSASASSSQSASASASQSASVSSSQSASVSSSQSASVSASQSASLSASQSAFASASQSASTSASQSASTSASESASASSSQSASVSSSQSASLSASQSASVSASQSASASSSQSASVSSSQSASVSSSQSASVSSSESASASSSQSASASASESASASSSQSASASSSQSASASASQSASVSSSESASVSASESASVSTSESVSASSSQSASTSTSTSASMLADELALESASISTSTSLSESTSTSASLSASVLASESALTSASISASTSVSESTSTSASLSASMLASESALTSASISASMSASESMSISTSLSASDSISRSASASALVSTSTSTSLSMASIASQGQSASSKPKQVLPNTGASTSVASALLGALAAVTGIGLLAKKDQNDDQESH
- a CDS encoding peptide chain release factor 3; translation: MTIQEEIKKRRTFAIISHPDAGKTTITEQLLYFGGEIREAGTVKGKKTGTFAKSDWMDIEKQRGISVTSSVMQFDYDGKRVNILDTPGHEDFSEDTYRTLMAVDAAVMVVDSAKGIEAQTKKLFEVVKHRGIPVFTFMNKLDRDGREPLDLLQELEEVLGIASYPMNWPIGMGKAFEGLYDLYNQRLELYKGDERFASLEEGDKLFGSNPFYAQVKDDIELLQEAGNEFSEEAILAGELTPVFFGSALTNFGVQTFLETFLKFAPEPHGHKKTDGEIVDPYDKDFSGFVFKIQANMDPRHRDRIAFVRIVSGEFERGMSVNLPRTGKTAKLSNVTQFMAESRENVTNAVAGDIIGVYDTGTYQVGDTLTVGKNKFEFEPLPTFTPEIFMKVSAKNVMKQKSFHKGIEQLVQEGAIQLYKNYQTGEYMLGAVGQLQFEVFKHRMEGEYNAEVVMSPMGKKTVRWIKPEDLDERMSSSRNILAKDRFDQPVFLFENDFALRWFADKYPDVELEEKM
- a CDS encoding YwaF family protein, whose product is MFHQFITRTQTVPPPISLFWYGIMMLLLVLCIYGALVYHKNPKFVRLFKGIQILQLLALYSWYVGFGIPFSNSLPFYHCRLAMFAVVFLPDKWRSKQYFALLGASGAVFALVYPVFDPYDFPHITSFSFLIGHYALLVNSLVYLMNHYDKTLLKKYMIVAYTFILNLFLVGVNQVTGGNYGLLRDTPFISNAPLWLKYLLVSVILSLALVLFDILFKKRWKKRNQVKSVL
- the gatC gene encoding Asp-tRNA(Asn)/Glu-tRNA(Gln) amidotransferase subunit GatC produces the protein MKITQEEVTHVANLSKLRFSEEETAAFATTLSKIVDMVELLGEVDTTGVAPTTTMADRKTVLRPDVAEEGTDRDRLFKNVPEKDNYYIKVPAILDDGGDA